Part of the Thiohalophilus sp. genome is shown below.
CCTCGCCGTTGTAGACATCCTTGTAGGAGCTGGCGAATTCCTCGCTGTTGACGCTGTTGAGGATCAATTCCTGGATCTCCTGCTGGGTCGGCCAGACATCTTTGAGGAAGACATCATTGCCGTCGGCGTCCTGGCCCAGCGGTTCGTGATACACGTCGATGTCCATGCGCCCGGCCAGGGCGTAGATCACGACCAGCGGCGGGGAGGCCAGATAGTTCATGCGCACCTCGGCGTGTACCCGGCCCTCGAAGTTGCGGTTGCCGGAGAGCACGGAACAGACCGACAGATCGCCTTCGACAATGGCTTTGGAGACCGGCTCGGGCAGGGGGCCCGAGTTGCCGATGCAGGTGGTGCAGCCGTAGCCGACCACGTGAAAGCCGAGCGATTCGAGATCGTCCATCAGCGCGGCCTGCTGCAGGTACTCGGTGACCACCCGCGAACCGGGCGCCAGGGAGGTCTTGACCCAGGGTTTGACCTTGAGGCCGCGTTCATGTGCCTTGCGCGCCACCAGACCGGCGGCAATCATTACCGAGGGGTTGGAGGTATTGGTGCAGGAGGTGATCGAGGCGATGACCACGTTGCCATCCTGCAGGGTAACTTCCTCGCCATCGAGGTGCGCGGTAACCGGCTTGCTGTTGATTTTACGTTCGTCCTTGAGCGCCTTGAGGGCAGTTGCGAATTCGCGCTTGCTGTCAGAGAGCGCCACCCGATCCTGCGGTCGCTTGGGGCCGGCCAGGCTGGGGACAACCGTGGTCATGTCGAGTTCGACCACGCTGCTGTAGACGGCCTCGGGCTGGCCGGGTTCGTGGAACAGCCCCTGTTCGCGGGTATAGGTTTCCACCAGATCGATCTGCTGTGGTTCGCGTCCGGTGAGACGCAGGTACTTCAGAGTCTCGGCATCGATGGGGAAAATACCGCAGGTGGCGCCGTACTCGGGCGCCATGTTGGCGATGGTGGCGCGATCGGCCAGGGACAGATGCGCCAGCCCGTCACCGAAGAACTCCACAAACTTGCCCACCACGCCGTGCTGGCGCAGCATCTCGACCACGGTCAGCACCAGATCGGTGGCGGTGGCGCCTTCGGGCAGGGCACCGGTGAGCCGAAAGCCGACCACCTGGGGGATCAGCATGGAGACCGGCTGGCCGAGCATGGCCGCTTCGGCCTCGATGCCGCCCACGCCCCAGCCCAGCACGCCCAGGCCATTGATCATGGTGGTATGCGAGTCGGTGCCGACCAGAGTATCGGGATAGGCCTGGAGCACGCCGTTGTTCTCCTTGGCAAACACCCCCCGGGCCAGGTATTCGAGGTTGACCTGATGCACAATGCCGGTGTCCGGCGGCACCACCTTGAAGTTGGAGAAAGCCTTCTGACCCCACTTGAGAAAGCTGTACCGCTCCTGGTTGCGGCTGTATTCCAGCTCGGCATTGAGGCGCAGCGAATCCTTGTTGCCGAAGCTGTCGATCTGCACCGAGTGGTCGATGACCAGTTCCGCCGGCTGCAGCGGATTGATGCGCTCGGGATCGCCGCCCAGCTTCTGCATGGCATCGCGCATGGCCGCCAGGTCGACCACCGCCGGTACGCCGGTGAAATCCTGCATCAGTACCCGCGCCGGGGTGTAGGCGATTTCCTGGCACGGCTCGGCCTGCGGATCCCAGCTGGCCATCGCCCGGATATCATCGGCGCTGACCACCTTGCCGTCCTCATGGCGCAACAGGTTTTCCAGCAAAATCTTCAGGGAATAGGGCAGGCGGTCGGCACCCTCGATCGCATCCAGCCGGTAGATTTCGTGATCCTGGCCATTCACGGACAACGTGGCGCGGGCGTTGAAACTGTTGCTCATGTAACAGGCTCCTTCGGAGAAAGCGATGATTTTGCCGGTGAATTATTCCCGCAATTATACGCCAAAGCGGCGGGGGCTGAAACAAACGCGGCTCTTTTTGGGGCCGGGAAATAAAACGCGGAGTTCGCAGAGACGCGGAGACGCAGAGATATAATGTTGGATGTTGAATGTTGAATTAAGATTCTGTATCGAATTCAACATTCAAAATTGCTTTTTATTCTCCGCGCCTCTGCGACTCCGCGCTCTCTGCGTTAATTTTCAGAAACTATCTACTGGCAAGGCAGCTGCCGGGCGGTATCGATCGGGCGTTTACGTTTAAACAGGACCTGTCATCTTCACGTAACATTCCTGTCAGGCTTTTTGGGGACGGGAAACAAAGCGCGGAGTTCGCAGAGGCGATTATGCCCGTTGTTTGGGTGCAAAGGCGCGGAGATATAATTTTTAATGTTGAATTTTAAATTTTGAATTAAGATTCTGTATCGAATTCAATATTCAACATTCAAAATTGCTTTTTATTCTCCGCGCCTCTGCGACTCCGCGTCCTCCGCGTTAACTTCCAGAGCCTAACTATTGGGCAAGCAACTGCTGGGCCGTATCGACGATGCGTTTGCGTTTGAACAGGATCTGCCAGCGGCGGCCGCCGAGCTGGCGCCAGAGTACCGCGGCGCGGAGGCCGGCCAGGAGCAGGGCGCGGATACGGCTGACATTGTCGGGATTGGAGAGGTATTGCTGTTCGCCGTTGACCATGATCTTCGGCGTGAGTGTACTGATGGTGTCGCTGTAGATGCCGGACAGGTTGGCCAGGACGTTGGTGTGGGTCAGGGCGTAGTGCTCGGTTTGTGCGCGGGCCCGTTCGATTCCCTCGGCGATTTGCCCCAGCATGGCGGGGTTTTTGTCCAGTTTACGTTGCAGGTGCAGCAGCGCGATGACATAGCGGGCAATTTCGACCTTGCGGTTTTGCGCGCTGGTTCCCAGCTGATTGATCAGGGTCTGCAAGCCGGTACGCAGCACCGCGGGTGGACCAAAGACATCGGTGACCGAGTCGGGATGGGTATTGAGGATCCCTTGCAAACAAACCTGCAGGTCATCGTCGTCGTAGCGGCCGCTGCTGGCGATGTTATGCACCAGCTGGGCCGTTTGAAATACCGCAGCCAACGCCAGGGTTTGTTCTTCTGTCCGGTTCATGCCTGACTCCGCTGATAATCCTGAATAATGCCGCCACCGAGGCAGACCTCGTTCTGATAGAACACGACAGACTGACCGGGGGTGATGGCCCACTGGGGATCCGCAAAGGTGACTTCACAGACGCCGTCGTGCAAACGGGTAATGGTACAGGCCGTGTCCTGCTGGCGATAGCGGGTCCGGGCGGTGCATTGCAGCGGTATGGGTGGTGCACTGCCGGCGACCCAGTGCAGATCGGTGGCGGTCAGCTGTTGACTGTAGAGCAGGGGATGATCGTGGCCGTTGACGACGATCAACACATTATTGTTCAGATCCTTGTCGGCCACATACCAGGTGGCATCCGGGTACCCCTTGACCCCGCCGATGCCCAGCCCCTGGCGCTGGCCCAGGGTGTAATACATCAATCCCTCGTGGCGGCCGAGTCGCTCCCCCGGAGGCGTGTGGATCTCGCCGGGCTGGGCGGGCAGGTAGTGTTTGAGAAAGGCCCGAAAATTCCGTTCGCCGATAAAACAGATGCCGGTGCTGTCTTTCTTATCGAAGGTGACCAGCTTTTGCTGTTCGGCCAGGCGGCGGACTTGCGGCTTGTCCAGTTCGCCCACGGGAAACAGGCTTCGGCTGAGCTGCTCCTGATTCAGGGTATATAAAAAGTAACTCTGATCCTTGTTGTGATCCTTGCCGCGCAACAGGTAATAATGGCCATCCTGTTCGCGGATCCGGGCGTAATGACCGGTGGCAATGCGTTCGGCGCCCTGCGCCAGGGCATAATCCAGAAAGGCCCGGAACTTGATCTCCCGGTTGCAGAGAATGTCAGGATTGGGGGTGCGCCCGGCACCGTACTCCTGCAGAAAATAACTGAATACCCGATCCCAGTATTGATCCGCGAAATTGACGCCCTGCAATGGGATGCCCAGTGCCTCGCATACTTGCTGTGCGTCCTTGAGATCGTCTTCCGCGGCGCAGTGATCATCGACATCGTCGCCTTCCCAGTTTTTCATGAATACCCCGCGCACGGCATGGCCCTGCTGTTTTAACAACAGCGCCGCCACCGACGAGTCGACCCCGCCGGACATGCCTACGATGATATTCATTGCTGCCATAATTTTGATGACTTGCTGGTTGTTTTATAAAACCACCGAAACGCCGAAGTCACTGAATATACTGAAAGATAATGCTTGATATTGATCAGTGACAGCGGTAACCGTAGAGGTGAATATTCTGAGATGATCAATTTTTCTCCGCGCCTCTGCACCCAAACGACGGGCATAAACGCCTCTGCGATCTCCGCGTTATATCCCGGAGTGTTTACAAAATGGACCGCTATTCGATGTCACGATACAGCTCGAGAGCGAACCGCTGTCCCTGCAGGTAATCCTCGATGCTTTGCATCACCAGTGGGCTGCGCAGTTTATTCGCTTGCGACAGCAATTCGTCCGGGCTGAGCCAGAGCGCGCGCAGGATACCATCGTCCAGTTCCCGGTCTGTAACCGCTTCGCCGACGCTACCGCAGAAGGCATGGCGCACAAAGGTGATATCGTTATCCGGGTGCGTCCAGCGATAGATCCCGGTGACGGCCTGCGGCGCGAAGTAATGCGCCGTCTCTTCCAGGGTCTCGCGGATGACGGCATCGACAAAGCTTTCCCCGGCCTCCACATGGCCGGCCGGCTGGTTAAGGACGATCCGGCCCTCGACGTCTTCCTCGACCATGAGAAAGCGGCCGTTTTGTTCGATCACCGCGGCGACGGTCAGGTGGGGCTGAAATGTCATGGGACTCGCAATACTGTTGCAGGGTGGGCCAGGGTTGTTCTATCTCTTGCCACTGTCCGGGTTCGATCCCGGCGAGTGTCCAGGGGCCGATAGCATACCGGATCAGGCGCAGGGTAGGGTAGCCGACGGCGGCGGTCATGCGCCGCACTTGCCGGTTGCGGCCTTCGCGCAGAGTCAGGGAGAGCCAGCTGTCCGGCACATTCAGACGGTGACGGATCGGGGGCTGGCGCGGCCAGACAGCCGGTTCCGGGATGATCGAGACCTCGGCCGGAGCACTGGGGCCCTCTTTGAGCCTGACCCCGTGACGCAGTGCTTTCAGTGCCGCGCTGTCTGGCTTACCCTCGACCTGGACCCAGTAGATTTTGGGCAGCTTGAAGGCCGGAGCGCTGATGCGGTTCTGCAGTTTGCCGTCGTCGGTCAGCAGTAACAGACCTTCACTGTCCTTGTCCAACCGCCCGGCGGGGTAAATCGCCGGAATACTGATGTACCTGGCCAGTCCCGGGACATCCTGTTCGCTCCGGAACTGGCACAATACATTGAAGGGTTTGTTAAAAACGATTAGCATGAATAGCCCTATGAAAAAAATGTATTAACAAAACAGCTCAATAATAAAGTATAAATGCCGACAAGCAACCCGTTCCCGATAAAGTGTAACCTGAATCAGTATGTCGCAACCCTCCCTGCAAAAACGATTTTTCGCCATGGCGCTCGTTATTCTGGCCGCGCTGGGAGGCGTTGTTTATTACAGTCATACCCTTGTAGATCAAACTGCTAACGAAGCGATACAGACGATTGCCGAAACGCGAGAACTGGAACAGCGTGTCAACGAATTACGCAACCAGTTACAAACTCTGAAGCAGCTTGTCTATCAAAGAACTGTAATATCCTATAGTCAAGATAATCAGGTTAAACAGAAACTGCTCGGGCAGATCGAGGTGGTTGATAGTCAGATTGATAGTTTTTTTTCTACATCAAGCCGATACAGTTCATGGCGGGAGGAATCCAAAGATGAGCCTGATTCATTCGCGGCTTTAGCGGCCGATGCCAAACAACACTTTCAAAAGATCAAGCGTTATATTGATTATTACAATATGGTTCTGGAGGATCCGCGTTTACGGTTCCCCTCCGCAGGACCCTTGAATGACGAATTACTGCCATTAAATCGCAGTTTTATTACTGCTCTTAACAACGCGATACATGAAATAGAGGATTCGGAGGAATTAAATCAGAAAGAGACGATTCTCGGTATACTGGCGGATTTGCGTTACGCCTGGATTCAGCAAATAAGCATATTCAGAATGTTTGCGCTATCGCGCAGCGGAATGTTTGATACGCCGAGGACAGCCATGGAAACGACGCTTGTTGATCGCGAGTTGTTTGTCGAACAAGTCAACATTTTATTCTCCAGGTTAAATCGCCTTGACAGACAGGGTGTTCTGCCGTTTGAAACAAGTCTGTCGGTTGAGCAAATGATAAAAATACAGAGGCGATATGAAAAACGATTTGATGAAATAAGACCAATACTGATGTCGGACGAATGGCGGATTGATCATTTGTTTTTGCAGGAAAATCTGCAGCCTGAATTTCAGGTGTTGAGCAACCTCATAAATCAAATCAACGAGACTATCAAACAGCATTCCACAAATGTCATAACGCAAACTCGCGATGTTGCAGGCGATATTAATGTGCTAATCCTGCTTTCCGGTGCTGTGCTGCTGGGCGTGATGGTGCTGGGTTATATGGCTTTTGAGCGACTAATACGCCGCCCTGTTCTGGTTGTGGCGGACGCGATGAATGCAGAGGCCAATGGCGAATCGTTTTATCCCATCATGAATGCCAACATAAAGGAAACCCGTTTGTTGGTCGAAGCATTCCATAATATGCAGGAGCAGGTGCACTCTCGACAGACCCGGCTGGAATCGATACTGGGCAGTGCCGCCGAGGGCATTATCAGTATGGATGAGAACGGCGCTATCGAAGCGTTTAACACAGCTGCTGAAGAACTGTTTGGTTACCGTGCAGACGAGATACTGAGAGGGAATATTAATCAGTTGTTCCCCGCCGAGATACAAACTCGTCAGGATTCATTTATTGCTGACTTGTGTCAGGGGAAAATTCGAAAGACCGATACCGAGATCGACACTGTCGGGTTGCACCGTGATGGTTCCGCCTTCCCGATGTCGCTCAAAATAAGTGAGATGACCGTTGGCGGACGGCGGCTTTATACCGCCCTGGTCGATGATGTTAGTGAGCGTATGACCATGATCAGCAATTTGCGCCATCTGGCCGAACATGATTCGCTGACCGGGTTGGCAAACCGCTACTTCTTCCTGCAGGAGCTGGAACGTGTGGTGCACCGCGCATCGCGCGGGCAGCATTGTGATGTAGCACTGCTTTACATTGACATGGATAATTTCAAATATGTCAATGACACCATGGGGCATATGGCGGGTGACAAACTGTTGATCGAAGTCTCCGGTATGCTGAAACGGCGCAGTCGTGACACGGACCTGGTGGCGCGTATAGGCGGTGATGAATTTGCGGTCTTGCTCTATGATGTAACTCATGAAGATGTACTGAACGCTGCCGAAGCATTCCGCGATAAATTACAAAATCATCACTTTTCCTTTGAAGGCAGAATGGCCGATGTCGGATGTTCCATTGGTGTAGCAATGGTAGAGCAAGGTGTCAGCAAAGATGAGTTTCTGGCTCGGGCTGATCTCTCCTGTAATGCCGCCAAAAGGGCGGGGCGTAACAGGGTGCACCTTTACAGTGATACCGACAAACAGAATCTGGAGAACATCTCAGATGATATGGGCTGGGTGAGACGTATCAAGGATGCGGTGCGTAATAATCGGTTTATATTTGTTCTGCAGCCTATTATGCATGCCAGTACCCAGAGGGTGTTCAAAACTCTGTGTCACCGAAGCACTTATAGCTCAATATGTTTTTCCAGCCTGCCCTCAAAATGGATCGCCAGTTGCGAGAGGGTCAGGTTCCAGTTTTTCACCGGGTGCGTCCAGCGCTCGGACGCCTTGAGTATACCGGCATAGAGTAATTTGAGTAAGCTGTTTTCATTGGCGAACCCGCCCTTGGTTTTGGTCAGCTTGCGGAACTGACGATGCACGGCTTCGACGGCATTGGTGGTGTAAATGGCGGTGCGCACGTAGTCCGGATATTTGAAATAGGCCGATAGCGTAGGCCATTTACTGCGCCAGGACTGGATCACCATGGGGTACTTGTCACCCCATTTGGCTTCCAGTTCATCCAGGGCTGTCTCGGCGGCATTGAGGGTGGCGGCTTTATAGACGGTTTTGAGATCGGCCATGAAGGCTTTGTGATTTTTCGAGCCGACGTACTTTAGCGAGTTTCGGATCTGGTGAATGATGCAGTGCTGGATCTCGGTATCGGGGTAGAGGCTTTCGATGGCCTCGGGAAAGCCCTTGAGGCCGTCCACGCAGGCGATCAGAATGTCCTTGACACCCCGGTTATGCAGATCGGTGAGCACGCTCAGCCAGTGGTGGGCGCCTTCGGTGTCCGACAGATACAGGCCCAGCAGCTCTTTTTTGCCGTCGATGTTCAGGCCCAGGATGGTGTAGATGGCCTTGCTAACATACCGGCCGTTCTCCTTGATTTTGTAATGGATGGCGTCGAGCCAGACAATCGGATAGATGGCCTCCAGGTCCCGTTCCCGCCAGGCGGCCAGCTCGGGCAGGAGCTTGTCGGTGACGGCATTGAGGGTGCCATTGGACAGCGCGATGCCGTACATGTCACCAATGTGGTCGCGGATGTCCTGATAGCTCATACCCAGAGCAAACAACGCAATGACCTTGCGTTCGAGCTCATCGGTCAGATGTGTCTGGTGCTTTTTGACCAGCTGCGGCTCAAAGGTCCCGGCCCGGTCGCGAGGGGTGTCCAACTCAAATGGCCCGGCGGCGCTTTTCATGGTTTTTGAGGTGCTGCCATTTTTGCGATTGGGCGTCTCTTGGGCGTCCAGATGCGTCTCCAGCTCGGCTTGCATGGCCGCTTCGGTGAGCTGCTTGATCAGCGGGGTGAGGACCCCGTCCTTGCCACTGAGGTCCTGGCCTTCACGCAACGCCTTGAGCGCCGCATCCATGTCGAAGTTGATTTGTTTTTTCATGTGTCATACCTTTTATAGACAGTTTAATGGAATGACACAGAATTCTGAACACTACCAGTACCCATGAGATCAGCCGTTGGGAGGTATTGCTGCGCATGTTGGATGATAATGATAAATTCATTATGCCCAGTGGCTTTATTCCGCCGGCAGAGCGCTTCAGCATGATGCCGGAGATCGACCGTTGGGTAGTTAACCATGCTATTGATTTTCTCGCCAGTGATGAAAGCGACAAAATGAAGCTGGCGATCAATCTGTCTGCAGCCTCGTTTGATAATGAGGAGATGATTAACTGTATTACCGATAAAATCGCTCAGACCGGGATTGATCCTACCCGTATGATATTCGAAATTACGGAAACCGTTGCCATGGCGGACCTGGAGCTGACCGCCTCGTTTATGGCGAAGTTGCGTAAGCTGGGCTGCCGCACTGCGCTGGATGACTTTGGCGTCGGTTACTCCTCATTTGCTTATCTTAAAGATCTACCGGTCGACTACGTGAAAATCGACGGCTCATTTGTTTGTGATATCGATAGCAATGAATTGAATCGAGCCATTGTCAAGTCGATGAACGACGTGGCCCAGGCCATGGGTAAGCTGACTGTGGCCGAATTTGTGGAAAACGAGGCGTGTAGGCACGTACTGGAGTTGATGGGAGTGGATTACCTGCAGGGTTATTATATCGGCCGTCCGGCGATCCCCGCTTTCGAAGCTCGCCGTATTGAGCTGGTGCGGCGTACTGTCTCCTCCTCCTGAATCAAACGATCCGAATAGCAGGAGGTGCGGCTACCCTGCGCCCTCCGGAACGTTCGACCACAGGGGTATATTCATTGTATGTCCTGGCAGGCACAGAACACCTCGTAAGGTTGACAATGTTCGGGTGGTCGGAACCTCTGTTTAGCACCTTCCCGTGCAAGTTTGTCGTTGACGGGCATTCTTTCCAGGCTGTTGATCCTGATATAATCCGGCTTTCATTTGCGATGACAGGGTAGAGGTATGGCTTACGACAAGATCGTCGTCCCCACGGACGGCCGGGCAATTGCGGTCAACCCGGATAACTCACTCAACGTGCCCGATAACCCGATTATCCCCTATATCGAGGGTGACGGCATCGGGGTTGATATCAGCCCGGTAATGAAGAAGGTGATCGACGCCGCGGTGGCAAAGGCCTATGGCGGCAAGCGCCGGCTGCACTGGATGGAAATCTATGCCGGGGAAAAATCCACCCGCCTTTATGGTGAAGATGTCTGGTTGCCCGACGAGACATTGGCGGCGATTCGCGAATTCAGTGTGGCCATCAAGGGCCCCCTGACCACCCCGATCGGCGGCGGCATTCGTTCTTTGAACGTGGCGCTGCGTCAGGATCTCGATCTCTATGTCTGCCTGCGCCCGGTCCGTTACTATGACGGCACCCCCAGCCCGCTGCGCGAGCCGGAAAAGACTGACATGGTCATTTTCCGCGAGAACTCCGAAGATATCTATGCCGGGATCGAATGGCAGGCGGGTACGCCGGAAGTGAAAAAAGTCATCCAGTTTCTGCAGCAGGAGATGGGGGTCAACAAGATCCGCTTCCCCGATAGTTCGGGAATCGGGGTCAAGCCGGTGTCCCGCGAAGGCACCGAACGACTGGTGCGCAAGGCCATCCAGTACGCCATCGACAACGATCGGCCTTCGGTGACCCTGGTGCACAAGGGCAATATCATGAAGTTCACCGAGGGGGCCTTCAAGCAGTGGGGTTACGATCTGGCGCAACGGGAGTTCGGTGCCGGGGAGATCGACGGCGGACCGTGGTGCAGCTTCAAAAACCCCAATACGGGGACAGAGATCGTGATCAAGGATGTCATTGCGGACGCCTTTTTGCAGCAGATCCTGCTGCGCCCGGAAGATTACGATGTGGTGGCCACGCTCAACCTCAACGGCGATTACGTCTCCGATGCGCTGGCGGCCCAGGTCGGCGGGATCGGCATCGCACCGGGGGCGAACCTGTCCGATACGGTTGCGCTGTTCGAGGCGACCCACGGCACGGCACCCAAGTACGCCGGCCAGGACAAGGTCAATCCCGGCTCCTTGATTCTCTCCGCGGAGATGATGCTGCGCCATCTGGGCTGGACAGAGGCGGCCGATCGGGTGGTGCAGGGGATGTCTCGCGCGATTGCCAACAAAACCGTCACCTATGACTTTGAGCGCCTGATGCAGGGCGCAACCCTGCTCAGTTGTTCCGCCTTTGGCGATGCGCTGATCGCGCAAATGGATTAATACCCGGGATGATGTTGGACAAAAAGTAACCGCTCTTTAAGAGCGGTTACTGGTTGGTGCGTGGATTTGTCGCCGGACCGATCAGTGGGTTCCGGTGTCCTGGGGGGTGATGGTGGTCGCATGCATCCCTTTGGGGCCCTGCTGATACTCGAATTCAACCTGCTGGCCCTTTTTCAGGGTCTTGTAGCCGTCCATGCTGATGGCGGAAAAATGAGCAAAAATATCGTCTCCGCCGTTTTCCGGGGCGATAAACCCGTAACCCTTGGCATTACTGAACCATTTTACTGTACCTGTCGACATAATCTTTCAGCCTCCTTGTCCATCGACGGGGCAAACCCGGTTACCCCTTTTGTTGCCATGGAATTGCAGTGCCCCGGGGCCGGCCCGGGTGCAACTTTATCCCCTGACTATAGTCAAATTCAGTTGAATTTCATCCGTCAGAGTCCACAAAAATGGGGGATGGGCATCTTCCTCGCGTATCGGCTAAAATCGGCCTATGAGTGATCAAGAGCATACCCGAGACAACCAGGATGAGGGGCTGGTCCTTGACGAGGCGAAACCCAAGGTCAAGCGCCCGCCAATGTATAAAGTTTTGCTGATAAATGACGATTACACTCCTATGGAGTTTGTCGTGCATGTATTGCAGGCATTTTTTGGCATGGATCGTGAAAAGGCGACCCATATCATGTTGAACGTCCATACCAAGGGCAAAGGCATCTGCGGCATTTATCCCCGCGATGTTGCCGAAACCAAGGTGGCACAGGTCAACGAGTATTCGAGGCAGAATGAACATCCGTTACTCTGTACCCTGGAGCCGGATGCCGATGAGCAGTAGGCGAGGAGGTCGTCATGTTGAACAAGGACCTGGAAAAAACCCTGAATGAAGCTTTCAAACAGGCGCGGGAGCAGCACCACGAATTTATGACCGTGGAGCATCTGCTCCTGGCGCTGCTGGACAATCCCTCTGCCATCGAGGTCCTCAAAGCCTGCGGTG
Proteins encoded:
- a CDS encoding pseudouridine synthase → MLIVFNKPFNVLCQFRSEQDVPGLARYISIPAIYPAGRLDKDSEGLLLLTDDGKLQNRISAPAFKLPKIYWVQVEGKPDSAALKALRHGVRLKEGPSAPAEVSIIPEPAVWPRQPPIRHRLNVPDSWLSLTLREGRNRQVRRMTAAVGYPTLRLIRYAIGPWTLAGIEPGQWQEIEQPWPTLQQYCESHDISAPPDRRRGDRTKRPLSHGRGRRRGPDRP
- a CDS encoding NUDIX hydrolase, which translates into the protein MTFQPHLTVAAVIEQNGRFLMVEEDVEGRIVLNQPAGHVEAGESFVDAVIRETLEETAHYFAPQAVTGIYRWTHPDNDITFVRHAFCGSVGEAVTDRELDDGILRALWLSPDELLSQANKLRSPLVMQSIEDYLQGQRFALELYRDIE
- the icd gene encoding NADP-dependent isocitrate dehydrogenase, with translation MAYDKIVVPTDGRAIAVNPDNSLNVPDNPIIPYIEGDGIGVDISPVMKKVIDAAVAKAYGGKRRLHWMEIYAGEKSTRLYGEDVWLPDETLAAIREFSVAIKGPLTTPIGGGIRSLNVALRQDLDLYVCLRPVRYYDGTPSPLREPEKTDMVIFRENSEDIYAGIEWQAGTPEVKKVIQFLQQEMGVNKIRFPDSSGIGVKPVSREGTERLVRKAIQYAIDNDRPSVTLVHKGNIMKFTEGAFKQWGYDLAQREFGAGEIDGGPWCSFKNPNTGTEIVIKDVIADAFLQQILLRPEDYDVVATLNLNGDYVSDALAAQVGGIGIAPGANLSDTVALFEATHGTAPKYAGQDKVNPGSLILSAEMMLRHLGWTEAADRVVQGMSRAIANKTVTYDFERLMQGATLLSCSAFGDALIAQMD
- the mnmA gene encoding tRNA 2-thiouridine(34) synthase MnmA; this translates as MAAMNIIVGMSGGVDSSVAALLLKQQGHAVRGVFMKNWEGDDVDDHCAAEDDLKDAQQVCEALGIPLQGVNFADQYWDRVFSYFLQEYGAGRTPNPDILCNREIKFRAFLDYALAQGAERIATGHYARIREQDGHYYLLRGKDHNKDQSYFLYTLNQEQLSRSLFPVGELDKPQVRRLAEQQKLVTFDKKDSTGICFIGERNFRAFLKHYLPAQPGEIHTPPGERLGRHEGLMYYTLGQRQGLGIGGVKGYPDATWYVADKDLNNNVLIVVNGHDHPLLYSQQLTATDLHWVAGSAPPIPLQCTARTRYRQQDTACTITRLHDGVCEVTFADPQWAITPGQSVVFYQNEVCLGGGIIQDYQRSQA
- the acnA gene encoding aconitate hydratase AcnA, with amino-acid sequence MSNSFNARATLSVNGQDHEIYRLDAIEGADRLPYSLKILLENLLRHEDGKVVSADDIRAMASWDPQAEPCQEIAYTPARVLMQDFTGVPAVVDLAAMRDAMQKLGGDPERINPLQPAELVIDHSVQIDSFGNKDSLRLNAELEYSRNQERYSFLKWGQKAFSNFKVVPPDTGIVHQVNLEYLARGVFAKENNGVLQAYPDTLVGTDSHTTMINGLGVLGWGVGGIEAEAAMLGQPVSMLIPQVVGFRLTGALPEGATATDLVLTVVEMLRQHGVVGKFVEFFGDGLAHLSLADRATIANMAPEYGATCGIFPIDAETLKYLRLTGREPQQIDLVETYTREQGLFHEPGQPEAVYSSVVELDMTTVVPSLAGPKRPQDRVALSDSKREFATALKALKDERKINSKPVTAHLDGEEVTLQDGNVVIASITSCTNTSNPSVMIAAGLVARKAHERGLKVKPWVKTSLAPGSRVVTEYLQQAALMDDLESLGFHVVGYGCTTCIGNSGPLPEPVSKAIVEGDLSVCSVLSGNRNFEGRVHAEVRMNYLASPPLVVIYALAGRMDIDVYHEPLGQDADGNDVFLKDVWPTQQEIQELILNSVNSEEFASSYKDVYNGEEAWRGLSSPEGQLFDWQADSTYIQNPPYFEGMTRELTPVSDIRGARLLALLGDSVTTDHISPAGAIKADSPAGQYLQAHGVAPKDFNSLGSRRGNHEVMMRGTFANLRLRNLLAPGTEGGVTRHLPDGETLSIYDAAMKYHDEQVPLVVIAGKEYGSGSSRDWAAKGPRLLGVRAVIAESYERIHRSNLVGMGILPLQFNPGDSASSLGLGGEEQFDITGLQDGTAKQVTVTATAPDGKVITFTARLRIDTPQEIEYYRHGGILHYVLRQLAA
- the clpS gene encoding ATP-dependent Clp protease adapter ClpS, producing the protein MSDQEHTRDNQDEGLVLDEAKPKVKRPPMYKVLLINDDYTPMEFVVHVLQAFFGMDREKATHIMLNVHTKGKGICGIYPRDVAETKVAQVNEYSRQNEHPLLCTLEPDADEQ
- the cspD gene encoding cold shock domain-containing protein CspD; the protein is MSTGTVKWFSNAKGYGFIAPENGGDDIFAHFSAISMDGYKTLKKGQQVEFEYQQGPKGMHATTITPQDTGTH
- a CDS encoding IS256 family transposase: MKKQINFDMDAALKALREGQDLSGKDGVLTPLIKQLTEAAMQAELETHLDAQETPNRKNGSTSKTMKSAAGPFELDTPRDRAGTFEPQLVKKHQTHLTDELERKVIALFALGMSYQDIRDHIGDMYGIALSNGTLNAVTDKLLPELAAWRERDLEAIYPIVWLDAIHYKIKENGRYVSKAIYTILGLNIDGKKELLGLYLSDTEGAHHWLSVLTDLHNRGVKDILIACVDGLKGFPEAIESLYPDTEIQHCIIHQIRNSLKYVGSKNHKAFMADLKTVYKAATLNAAETALDELEAKWGDKYPMVIQSWRSKWPTLSAYFKYPDYVRTAIYTTNAVEAVHRQFRKLTKTKGGFANENSLLKLLYAGILKASERWTHPVKNWNLTLSQLAIHFEGRLEKHIEL
- a CDS encoding EAL domain-containing protein, with product MSRWEVLLRMLDDNDKFIMPSGFIPPAERFSMMPEIDRWVVNHAIDFLASDESDKMKLAINLSAASFDNEEMINCITDKIAQTGIDPTRMIFEITETVAMADLELTASFMAKLRKLGCRTALDDFGVGYSSFAYLKDLPVDYVKIDGSFVCDIDSNELNRAIVKSMNDVAQAMGKLTVAEFVENEACRHVLELMGVDYLQGYYIGRPAIPAFEARRIELVRRTVSSS
- the hflD gene encoding high frequency lysogenization protein HflD, translating into MNRTEEQTLALAAVFQTAQLVHNIASSGRYDDDDLQVCLQGILNTHPDSVTDVFGPPAVLRTGLQTLINQLGTSAQNRKVEIARYVIALLHLQRKLDKNPAMLGQIAEGIERARAQTEHYALTHTNVLANLSGIYSDTISTLTPKIMVNGEQQYLSNPDNVSRIRALLLAGLRAAVLWRQLGGRRWQILFKRKRIVDTAQQLLAQ